The Ketobacter sp. MCCC 1A13808 genome includes a window with the following:
- the sdhC gene encoding succinate dehydrogenase, cytochrome b556 subunit, which produces MKSQRPVNLDIMTFKFTPQMVASITHRISGVIIFAGMAFVIWGLGLSLQSEESFSQLKQCLDSVIAKFIIWAILAGFIYHFVAGVRHLLMDAGYFEELESSQALSYAVMVVSAVLIIVAGIWVW; this is translated from the coding sequence GTGAAAAGTCAAAGACCTGTTAATCTGGATATAATGACGTTTAAGTTTACTCCGCAGATGGTGGCGTCGATCACACATCGCATTTCAGGAGTAATCATATTCGCTGGTATGGCATTCGTAATTTGGGGGTTAGGTTTATCTCTGCAAAGTGAAGAGTCGTTTAGCCAGTTAAAACAATGTTTGGACAGTGTGATAGCGAAATTTATCATCTGGGCCATTCTGGCAGGTTTCATATATCACTTCGTGGCTGGGGTGCGCCACTTGTTGATGGACGCCGGTTACTTCGAAGAGTTGGAAAGTTCTCAAGCACTCTCTTATGCGGTTATGGTTGTTTCAGCGGTGCTGATCATTGTTGCGGGGATTTGGGTATGGTAA
- the sdhD gene encoding succinate dehydrogenase, hydrophobic membrane anchor protein — MVTSVTSLGKNGLYDWVIQRATAVVLGVYFVCLMGFLVLNPDLTFQQWQGYMTSTFMRIFTLIALFSMAAHAWVGLWTITTDYLTTRQLGAMGTALRVAVQGICALVTIVYVVWGIQILWGI, encoded by the coding sequence ATGGTAACCAGTGTTACGAGTCTAGGCAAAAACGGCCTTTATGACTGGGTGATTCAGCGGGCGACAGCCGTTGTACTCGGAGTGTATTTTGTCTGCTTGATGGGGTTTCTGGTTCTCAATCCCGATCTGACATTTCAGCAGTGGCAGGGTTATATGACCTCCACCTTTATGCGCATTTTCACATTGATTGCGCTGTTTTCTATGGCAGCCCACGCCTGGGTCGGCCTTTGGACCATAACTACTGATTATCTGACCACCCGCCAACTTGGGGCAATGGGTACTGCTCTGCGGGTTGCGGTGCAGGGCATATGTGCACTGGTCACGATAGTGTATGTAGTGTGGGGCATTCAGATTTTGTGGGGAATTTAA
- a CDS encoding TadE/TadG family type IV pilus assembly protein has protein sequence MSMINNKFLDMRQRGVSMIETMLVLPVMVLLGFGIVHGGLVFQAQSNLEYAALMAARVGASSNINLAAMQQEVIYRMGASRAASDIAPPVVQIQILNPTLLMFQQCGKIPSYSNICSTSPVENCEIPNFGLQFADPAGSRCANIGDANLLRIKVRYLFDSRVPFMEFITFPTSNEDFDGPGQGLAGRDGRWVTAVSTVRMQSPARITAENQASFQGFPEE, from the coding sequence ATGAGCATGATCAACAACAAATTCTTAGATATGCGGCAGCGCGGCGTTTCTATGATAGAAACTATGCTTGTTTTGCCGGTAATGGTGTTGCTGGGTTTTGGAATTGTGCATGGCGGCCTGGTGTTCCAGGCTCAATCTAATCTTGAGTATGCTGCATTGATGGCGGCCAGGGTAGGGGCATCCAGTAATATCAATTTGGCAGCAATGCAGCAGGAAGTGATTTATAGGATGGGGGCCTCCCGTGCTGCGAGCGACATAGCGCCTCCCGTTGTTCAGATTCAAATATTGAATCCAACGCTTCTCATGTTCCAGCAGTGTGGAAAAATCCCTTCATATTCGAATATTTGTAGTACATCTCCAGTTGAAAATTGCGAGATTCCGAATTTTGGTCTGCAATTTGCCGATCCAGCAGGTTCAAGGTGTGCAAATATCGGGGATGCAAACTTACTGCGTATAAAAGTAAGGTATCTCTTCGACAGTAGAGTACCCTTTATGGAGTTCATAACTTTCCCGACTTCAAATGAAGATTTTGATGGCCCAGGGCAAGGGTTAGCAGGTCGTGATGGTCGGTGGGTTACTGCTGTATCAACGGTACGAATGCAATCCCCGGCCCGGATCACTGCTGAAAATCAGGCTTCATTCCAGGGGTTCCCAGAGGAATGA
- a CDS encoding 2-oxoglutarate dehydrogenase E1 component: protein MDDSLMYRQWSTSHLSGSNATYVEELYEAYLQDPNSVPEEWRDNFDKLPRVNGTESDVPHSTIREHFLYLAKNKSRAQPLAVSSVSSEHEKKQVKVLQLITGYRVRGHQKAKLDPLGIMEREPVPDLDLSHHGLSAADLDTTYQTGNVFLGREEATLKEIVDALEQTYCASIGVEYMHIVDTAEKRWIQQRMESVRSKPNYSRDVKSHLLERLIAAEGLERMLATKYPGTKRFGLEGGESLIPCIDEIIQRAGSYGAKELVLGMAHRGRLNVLVNILGKNPAELFSEFEGLKKNEVGSGDVKYHQGFSSNVMTPGGELHLALAFNPSHLEIVSPVVEGSVRARQDRRRDKKGDLVVPVLLHGDAAFAGQGVVMETFQMSQTRGYRTGGTVHIIINNQVGFTTSFRHDARSTEYCTDVAKMVQSPIFHVNGDDPEAVLFVTQMAIDFRQQFKKDVVIDLICYRARGHNEADEPAITQPIMYSVIRQKKNPREIYSNRLVEEGLFSQEEVTSMMDVYRSALDNGQHVVQSLVKKPNSELFVDWTPYLGHDYAAYYDTSVDLKLLQELANKLDQLPDGMVVQRQVSKIREDRQKMAAGALAIDWGFGETMAYATLLHEGYQVRLTGQDVRRGTFSHRHAVIHNQKVQGTVVPLQSVGTNNASFELYDSLLSEEAVLAFEYGYSTTAPSGLVVWEAQFGDFANGAQVVIDQFISSGEHKWMRLCGLTMLLPHGYEGQGPEHSSARLERFLQLCAEHNIQVCVPTTPAQVFHMLRRQAIRPLRKPLVVMSPKSLLRHKLAKSTLEDLADGYFKVVLEDAWEHDPKDIERIVLCSGKVYYDLFEHRATQDIKNTMLVRIEQLYPFPEAELSKLFAQYKKVKHVVWCQEEPMNQGAWYCSQHHMRHVVHSHYPDLLLHYAGRAGSAAPAAGYMALHLEEQASLVDTAFNIE from the coding sequence ATGGATGATAGTTTGATGTATCGGCAATGGAGTACGTCGCACCTTTCAGGTTCGAATGCTACCTACGTCGAAGAGCTATATGAAGCTTATCTACAAGACCCCAATTCTGTGCCTGAAGAATGGCGCGATAACTTCGACAAACTCCCCCGGGTAAACGGAACCGAATCCGACGTCCCACACTCCACCATCCGCGAACATTTCCTGTATCTTGCCAAAAATAAGAGTCGAGCTCAGCCCCTGGCAGTGAGCAGCGTTTCTTCTGAGCATGAGAAAAAACAGGTAAAAGTACTTCAATTGATTACCGGCTACCGAGTGCGCGGGCATCAAAAAGCAAAGCTGGATCCGCTGGGCATAATGGAGCGGGAACCCGTTCCTGATCTCGATCTTTCCCATCATGGTTTATCTGCAGCCGATCTGGATACCACCTATCAAACCGGCAATGTGTTTCTAGGTCGTGAAGAAGCAACCTTGAAAGAAATTGTGGATGCGTTGGAACAAACCTATTGCGCCAGCATCGGTGTCGAATACATGCATATTGTCGATACGGCGGAAAAACGCTGGATCCAGCAACGCATGGAAAGTGTGCGCTCTAAACCCAATTACAGCCGCGATGTTAAATCACATCTGTTGGAACGCTTGATTGCCGCAGAAGGGCTGGAGCGGATGCTTGCTACCAAATATCCGGGCACCAAGCGCTTTGGTCTGGAGGGCGGTGAGAGCCTCATACCCTGTATTGATGAAATTATTCAGAGAGCTGGAAGTTACGGAGCCAAAGAGCTTGTACTGGGGATGGCGCACCGCGGTCGTCTGAATGTTCTGGTGAATATTTTAGGTAAAAATCCCGCTGAATTGTTCAGTGAATTCGAAGGCCTGAAGAAAAACGAAGTGGGTTCCGGCGACGTTAAGTATCATCAAGGTTTTTCTTCCAATGTAATGACTCCCGGTGGCGAATTGCACTTGGCATTGGCATTTAATCCATCGCACCTTGAAATTGTGTCGCCGGTTGTGGAGGGTTCGGTCCGTGCCCGCCAGGATCGTCGTCGCGATAAGAAAGGCGATCTGGTGGTGCCTGTGTTGTTGCATGGGGACGCTGCTTTTGCCGGTCAGGGCGTGGTGATGGAGACATTCCAGATGTCCCAGACCCGTGGCTATCGTACTGGTGGTACGGTTCATATCATAATAAATAACCAGGTGGGATTCACCACCAGCTTCCGCCATGATGCGCGTTCTACAGAATATTGTACTGATGTTGCGAAGATGGTCCAGTCTCCCATTTTTCATGTCAACGGGGATGATCCGGAAGCGGTTCTGTTTGTGACCCAGATGGCTATCGATTTTCGTCAACAGTTTAAGAAAGACGTTGTAATTGATCTGATTTGCTACCGGGCTCGCGGTCATAACGAAGCCGATGAACCAGCCATAACGCAGCCGATTATGTATTCTGTTATACGACAGAAAAAGAACCCCCGTGAAATCTATTCCAATCGCTTGGTTGAAGAAGGGTTGTTCAGCCAGGAAGAAGTCACATCGATGATGGATGTGTATCGTAGCGCGTTGGACAACGGACAGCACGTCGTACAGTCATTGGTGAAGAAGCCCAATTCAGAGCTTTTTGTGGATTGGACGCCTTATCTTGGTCATGACTACGCGGCCTACTACGATACCAGCGTTGATTTGAAGCTGCTCCAGGAGTTAGCGAACAAGCTGGATCAACTGCCCGATGGGATGGTGGTGCAGCGCCAGGTTTCCAAAATTCGTGAAGACCGGCAGAAAATGGCAGCGGGGGCATTGGCAATCGATTGGGGCTTTGGCGAAACCATGGCTTACGCAACATTGCTGCACGAAGGCTACCAGGTCCGGTTGACCGGGCAGGACGTGCGTCGTGGTACTTTCTCTCACCGGCATGCGGTGATACACAATCAAAAAGTCCAGGGTACTGTAGTCCCTTTGCAATCTGTAGGGACCAATAATGCTTCCTTCGAATTGTATGATTCATTGTTGTCTGAAGAAGCGGTCCTTGCGTTCGAATATGGCTATTCCACGACAGCCCCTAGCGGTCTGGTGGTGTGGGAGGCTCAATTCGGTGATTTTGCCAACGGTGCGCAGGTTGTGATCGACCAGTTTATCTCCTCTGGGGAACATAAATGGATGCGACTCTGCGGGCTTACAATGTTGCTCCCCCATGGTTATGAAGGTCAGGGGCCTGAGCATTCATCTGCGCGGCTGGAACGATTCCTGCAGCTTTGTGCTGAGCACAATATCCAGGTGTGCGTGCCAACCACACCGGCACAGGTTTTTCACATGCTTCGTCGGCAGGCAATACGGCCATTGCGAAAGCCGCTGGTGGTCATGTCTCCCAAAAGTTTGTTACGTCACAAACTGGCAAAATCGACCTTGGAAGACCTGGCTGACGGGTATTTCAAAGTGGTACTTGAGGATGCATGGGAACACGATCCGAAAGACATTGAGCGCATAGTATTGTGCAGCGGTAAGGTTTATTACGACTTGTTCGAGCATCGGGCTACGCAGGACATCAAGAACACTATGCTGGTGCGTATCGAGCAGTTATATCCTTTCCCCGAAGCGGAACTCAGTAAGCTGTTTGCGCAATACAAAAAAGTGAAACATGTGGTCTGGTGTCAGGAAGAACCCATGAATCAGGGTGCTTGGTATTGCAGCCAGCACCACATGCGGCACGTGGTTCACAGTCATTATCCGGATCTACTATTGCATTATGCCGGGCGTGCAGGTTCTGCAGCACCGGCAGCAGGTTATATGGCGCTGCATCTTGAGGAACAGGCTTCACTGGTAGACACGGCGTTCAACATCGAATAG
- the sdhA gene encoding succinate dehydrogenase flavoprotein subunit — translation MSGMRTLNFDAVIVGGGGAGMRAALQLAQSGQKTALISKVFPTRSHTVSAQGGITCAIASSDPNDDWRWHMYDTVKGSDYIGDQDAIEYMCSVGPEAVYELDHMGLPFSRTEEGRIYQRPFGGQSKNFGEGGQAARTCAAADRTGHALLHTLYQQNVRCNTNFYNEWYAVDLVKNQDGAITGVIAISMETGETVYFKSKATVFATGGSGRIYSSTTNALINTGDGVGMALRVGLPVQDIEMWQFHPTGIAGAGVLVTEGCRGEGGYLINKDGERFMERYAPNAKDLAGRDVVARSMMQEILDGRGCGPEGDHVMLKLDHLGEEVLHKRLPGICELAITFAASDPVKVPIPVVPTCHYMMGGIPTNIHGQAITRDADGKDKIVEGLYAVGEVACVSVHGANRLGGNSLLDLVVFGRAAGMFIEQSLKQGIELRDSTASDLEQAMSRMNRLEASTAGEDVAALRKELQTNMQNNFGVFRKGDMMVKGVAKLEELRERIGNTHLVDKSKAFNTARIEALELDSLLEVAEATAIAAEGRKESRGAHSRYDFPDRDDENWLAHSLYDPNSKTLSQREVNFAPKQVETFQPKVRTY, via the coding sequence ATGTCAGGTATGCGTACGTTAAATTTTGATGCAGTAATTGTTGGCGGCGGCGGTGCCGGCATGCGCGCTGCGCTTCAGTTGGCGCAGTCCGGCCAAAAGACCGCTCTCATTTCAAAAGTGTTTCCGACCCGGTCACATACAGTATCCGCACAAGGCGGAATCACCTGTGCGATAGCTAGTTCTGACCCCAATGATGATTGGCGTTGGCACATGTATGACACAGTGAAAGGCTCTGATTACATTGGTGATCAGGACGCTATCGAATATATGTGTAGCGTCGGCCCAGAAGCCGTCTATGAGCTTGACCATATGGGGTTGCCGTTCTCCCGTACGGAAGAAGGTCGCATCTATCAGCGTCCATTCGGGGGCCAATCCAAGAATTTCGGTGAAGGCGGTCAGGCTGCCCGCACCTGCGCAGCGGCAGACCGTACTGGTCATGCGTTGCTGCACACGCTTTATCAGCAAAACGTTCGTTGCAACACCAATTTCTATAATGAGTGGTATGCCGTCGATTTGGTGAAAAACCAGGACGGGGCCATTACCGGTGTTATCGCAATCTCCATGGAGACCGGTGAAACGGTTTATTTCAAATCCAAGGCAACCGTATTTGCCACTGGTGGCTCAGGCCGTATCTATTCGTCAACCACTAACGCCTTGATCAATACCGGGGACGGTGTGGGCATGGCGTTGCGCGTAGGGCTGCCTGTTCAGGATATTGAAATGTGGCAGTTTCATCCCACCGGCATCGCCGGCGCCGGTGTTCTGGTAACGGAAGGTTGTCGGGGCGAGGGTGGTTACCTTATAAATAAAGATGGTGAACGTTTCATGGAGCGGTACGCTCCCAATGCGAAAGACCTGGCTGGGCGTGACGTTGTGGCGCGTTCCATGATGCAGGAAATCCTGGATGGCCGCGGTTGCGGGCCGGAAGGCGACCATGTGATGTTGAAGTTGGATCACTTGGGTGAAGAAGTATTGCATAAGCGGCTGCCGGGCATTTGTGAGCTGGCGATTACGTTTGCAGCTTCCGACCCGGTTAAGGTGCCTATTCCGGTGGTGCCCACTTGTCACTACATGATGGGCGGTATCCCGACTAATATCCATGGTCAGGCGATTACTCGCGATGCCGACGGCAAAGACAAAATCGTTGAAGGTTTGTATGCCGTTGGGGAGGTGGCCTGTGTATCCGTACACGGTGCAAATCGCCTGGGCGGTAATTCATTGCTCGATCTGGTTGTGTTTGGTCGTGCTGCCGGCATGTTCATTGAGCAATCGTTAAAGCAGGGCATTGAATTACGAGATTCAACCGCATCCGATCTTGAGCAAGCTATGAGCCGCATGAACAGGTTGGAAGCCAGCACTGCCGGAGAAGATGTCGCGGCGTTACGCAAAGAGCTGCAAACCAATATGCAGAACAATTTTGGTGTATTCCGCAAAGGCGACATGATGGTGAAGGGCGTTGCGAAGCTGGAAGAGCTCCGGGAACGTATCGGTAATACTCATCTGGTTGATAAGAGTAAAGCGTTTAATACTGCTCGTATCGAAGCGCTGGAGCTGGATAGCCTTTTGGAAGTAGCTGAGGCAACCGCCATTGCGGCAGAGGGTCGTAAAGAAAGCCGTGGCGCGCATAGCCGTTATGATTTTCCGGACCGTGATGATGAAAACTGGTTGGCGCACTCGCTCTATGATCCGAATTCCAAAACGCTTTCACAGCGTGAAGTTAACTTTGCGCCTAAGCAGGTTGAAACATTCCAGCCCAAGGTCAGAACTTATTAA
- the odhB gene encoding 2-oxoglutarate dehydrogenase complex dihydrolipoyllysine-residue succinyltransferase: MTTEIKAPQFPEAVADGTVATWHKKPGEAVARDELLVDIETDKVVLEVVAPHDGVVGKILKEEGDTVLSQELVGYLEEGEGASPKPAEAAAETKAAPAAAQPEPSTNSAEDSWGPAVRKLIAENNLDPSQIKGTGKGGRITKEDVLSHLKGGAAKPAVKETPKSGTPAPMPAGAVNIDFGDREEKRVPMTRLRARIAERLVSAQQNAAMLTTFNEVNMEPVMTMRKNYKDMFEKAHGHRLGFMSFFVRAAVEALKKYPSVNASIDGTDIVYHGYYDVGVAVSTDRGLVVPILRDADKMNFAEIEGKVVDYGKKAQAGKLGLDEMTGGTFTISNGGVFGSLWSTPILNPPQTAILGMHKIQERPMAVNGEVKILPMMYLAVSYDHRIIDGKEAVQFLVTIKDLLEDPARLLLDL, from the coding sequence ATGACAACTGAAATTAAAGCCCCGCAATTCCCCGAAGCCGTTGCAGACGGCACTGTTGCAACCTGGCACAAAAAGCCCGGTGAAGCGGTTGCTCGCGATGAATTACTGGTTGACATTGAAACCGACAAAGTGGTTTTGGAAGTCGTTGCACCGCATGACGGTGTGGTTGGTAAAATTCTTAAAGAAGAGGGCGATACCGTCCTTAGCCAGGAGCTGGTTGGCTATCTTGAGGAAGGTGAGGGTGCTAGTCCCAAGCCTGCTGAAGCCGCAGCGGAAACTAAAGCAGCACCGGCAGCAGCGCAACCAGAGCCCTCTACTAATAGTGCTGAGGACAGCTGGGGACCAGCAGTAAGAAAACTAATAGCAGAAAATAATTTAGATCCCAGCCAGATAAAAGGCACCGGAAAAGGCGGGCGCATCACTAAAGAAGATGTGTTAAGCCATCTGAAAGGCGGGGCAGCAAAACCGGCTGTTAAAGAAACGCCTAAATCCGGCACCCCGGCACCAATGCCAGCCGGAGCGGTGAATATTGATTTCGGGGATCGTGAAGAAAAACGCGTGCCTATGACCCGTTTGCGTGCCCGAATCGCCGAGCGGCTTGTTTCTGCGCAGCAAAATGCCGCTATGTTGACAACATTTAATGAAGTCAACATGGAACCGGTGATGACGATGCGCAAAAATTACAAGGATATGTTTGAAAAAGCCCATGGGCATCGCCTCGGGTTTATGTCCTTCTTTGTCAGAGCCGCCGTCGAAGCATTGAAAAAGTACCCGTCAGTGAACGCATCCATTGATGGTACGGATATCGTGTATCACGGGTATTACGACGTAGGGGTGGCGGTGTCGACCGATCGCGGTCTTGTCGTACCCATATTGCGCGACGCAGATAAAATGAATTTCGCCGAAATCGAAGGTAAGGTCGTGGATTACGGCAAGAAAGCGCAGGCCGGAAAGCTGGGACTGGATGAAATGACCGGGGGTACCTTCACCATTTCCAATGGTGGTGTATTCGGTTCCCTTTGGTCAACACCAATCTTGAACCCGCCGCAAACCGCCATTCTGGGGATGCATAAAATCCAGGAGCGACCGATGGCCGTCAACGGTGAGGTGAAAATCCTACCCATGATGTATCTGGCAGTATCCTATGACCATCGCATCATAGACGGTAAAGAGGCCGTGCAATTCCTGGTAACGATTAAAGATTTACTGGAAGACCCGGCTCGATTACTGCTGGATCTCTAA
- a CDS encoding NAD(P)-dependent oxidoreductase, with product MMKIAFIGLGVIGFPVAGHLASANFQVCVFNRTQSKAEQWLQSYPGEKADTPKQAAIDADLVFTCVGNDDDLRQVVLGEHGIIHGMKKGSVLIDHTTASANVAKEIAAALANVEAGFIDAPVSGGQAGAENGQLTVMCGAEEAVFERVQSVIQRYAKQVSLMGSVGSGQMTKMVNQICIAGLIQSLAEGVQFAIKAGLDVEKVFDVIGKGAAQSWQMDNRHKNMHDDFYDYGFAVDWMRKDLAICLEEAKSNGSELPIAKMVDQFYSDIQSMGGGRWDTSSLLKRLV from the coding sequence ATTATGAAAATTGCATTCATCGGGTTGGGCGTTATTGGATTTCCGGTAGCTGGACATTTAGCAAGTGCAAATTTTCAGGTTTGCGTATTCAACCGTACTCAATCTAAAGCAGAACAATGGCTGCAAAGCTACCCCGGAGAGAAGGCTGACACTCCAAAACAAGCTGCGATCGACGCTGACTTGGTTTTCACCTGCGTCGGCAACGACGATGATCTGCGCCAGGTCGTTCTCGGAGAGCATGGCATTATTCATGGCATGAAAAAAGGCTCCGTTTTGATAGACCACACCACAGCTTCTGCCAATGTGGCAAAAGAAATTGCCGCCGCTCTGGCCAATGTAGAGGCCGGCTTCATTGATGCGCCGGTATCCGGTGGTCAGGCTGGCGCCGAAAACGGGCAGTTAACAGTCATGTGCGGCGCTGAAGAAGCGGTGTTCGAGCGGGTGCAATCGGTGATTCAACGCTACGCTAAACAGGTCTCCTTGATGGGCAGCGTTGGTAGCGGACAAATGACCAAGATGGTAAATCAGATTTGTATTGCAGGCCTGATTCAGAGTTTGGCTGAAGGGGTACAGTTTGCCATTAAAGCAGGACTGGATGTCGAAAAAGTTTTTGATGTGATCGGTAAAGGTGCGGCTCAATCCTGGCAAATGGACAACCGCCATAAAAACATGCACGACGATTTTTACGATTACGGTTTTGCCGTGGACTGGATGCGCAAAGATCTAGCCATTTGCCTTGAAGAAGCTAAATCAAATGGCTCTGAACTGCCCATTGCTAAAATGGTGGATCAATTCTATTCCGATATTCAAAGCATGGGTGGTGGACGCTGGGATACTTCCAGCTTGCTCAAGCGGTTAGTCTAG
- a CDS encoding succinate dehydrogenase iron-sulfur subunit: protein MLQVSIYRYNPDTDAEPYMKDYQIDTGGKDLMVLDVLNLVKDKDTTMAYRRSCREGVCGSDGMNINGKNGLACITSISQATNGKNKKLVLRPLPGLPVIRDLVVDMAMFYAQYEKIKPYVVNNTPVPPIERLQSPEERDKLDGLYECILCACCSTSCPSFWWNPDKFIGPAGLLQAYRFISDSRDTMTEQRLSDLDDPFSLFRCRGIMNCVNVCPKGLNPTKAIGSIRNLLLSQGT, encoded by the coding sequence ATGTTGCAGGTTAGTATTTATCGCTACAACCCGGATACAGATGCCGAACCGTACATGAAGGACTATCAGATCGATACCGGCGGTAAAGATTTGATGGTGCTGGACGTGCTCAATCTGGTGAAAGACAAAGATACCACCATGGCTTATCGCCGTTCCTGCCGTGAAGGGGTCTGCGGATCCGATGGCATGAACATTAATGGTAAGAATGGGCTGGCGTGTATCACCTCAATATCACAAGCTACCAATGGTAAGAACAAAAAACTGGTTCTGCGTCCGTTACCGGGCTTGCCGGTGATCCGGGACCTGGTGGTTGATATGGCTATGTTTTATGCGCAATATGAAAAGATAAAGCCGTATGTTGTTAACAATACCCCGGTCCCGCCGATCGAGCGTCTCCAAAGTCCGGAAGAAAGGGATAAGCTCGATGGCCTGTATGAGTGCATTTTGTGTGCTTGTTGCTCCACTTCCTGCCCCTCCTTCTGGTGGAATCCGGATAAGTTTATTGGGCCGGCAGGATTGCTACAGGCGTATCGGTTTATATCTGACAGCCGGGATACAATGACAGAGCAACGTTTGTCGGATCTGGATGACCCGTTCAGTCTGTTTCGTTGTCGAGGCATAATGAATTGCGTAAACGTCTGCCCTAAAGGTCTGAACCCTACAAAAGCGATTGGAAGCATACGCAACCTGTTACTTTCTCAGGGTACTTAA
- the gltA gene encoding citrate synthase: MTEKSAQLILGENTLELPIYSGTIGPDVVDVGKLTGQGVFTYDPGFVSTAACESKITYIDGGKGVLLHRGYPIDQLADDSDYLEVCYLLLYGELPNAAEKEKFESTIRNHTMVHEQLRNFYQGFRRDAHPMAIMCGVVGALSAFYHDSLEISDERHREIAAFRLIAKMPTLAAMCYKYSLGQPFMYPRNDLSYSENFLQMMFGNPCEEYQVNPILAKAMDKIFILHADHEQNASTSTVRLAGSSGANPFACIAAGIAALWGPAHGGANEAVLEMLDEIGDVSRVDEYVARAKDKNDPFRLMGFGHRVYKNYDPRAKVMRETCHEVLKELGIKDPLLELAMKLEDIARSDPYFIEKNLYPNVDFYSGIILKAIGIPTSMFTVIFALARTVGWVAHWHEMISGSYRIGRPRQLYTGSPQRDFTPLDKR, encoded by the coding sequence ATGACTGAGAAAAGCGCTCAGTTAATCTTAGGTGAAAACACACTCGAACTTCCCATTTACTCCGGCACCATTGGGCCGGACGTAGTTGATGTCGGCAAACTGACTGGCCAGGGAGTTTTCACGTACGACCCAGGCTTCGTGTCCACCGCTGCCTGTGAGTCCAAAATAACTTATATCGATGGCGGTAAAGGGGTTCTCCTACACAGGGGTTACCCTATTGACCAGCTAGCAGATGATTCTGATTATCTGGAAGTTTGCTATCTCTTGCTGTACGGGGAACTCCCCAACGCAGCAGAAAAAGAAAAGTTTGAAAGTACAATCCGGAACCACACCATGGTTCACGAGCAGCTTCGTAACTTTTATCAAGGCTTCCGCCGCGATGCGCACCCCATGGCAATCATGTGTGGTGTTGTTGGAGCACTGTCTGCGTTCTACCATGACTCACTGGAAATCTCTGACGAGAGACACAGGGAAATCGCAGCATTCAGGCTGATCGCGAAAATGCCGACTCTGGCTGCCATGTGTTATAAATACTCTCTCGGACAGCCCTTCATGTACCCGCGAAACGATCTGAGCTATTCAGAAAACTTTCTGCAAATGATGTTCGGCAACCCTTGCGAGGAATATCAGGTTAATCCGATTTTGGCGAAAGCGATGGATAAAATCTTTATTCTTCATGCCGACCACGAACAAAATGCATCCACTTCCACAGTACGTCTGGCAGGCTCCTCCGGCGCCAATCCTTTTGCCTGTATCGCTGCCGGCATTGCTGCATTGTGGGGACCAGCCCACGGTGGAGCTAACGAAGCGGTACTGGAAATGCTGGACGAAATCGGCGATGTTTCCAGAGTTGATGAGTATGTGGCAAGAGCAAAAGACAAGAATGATCCCTTCCGCCTGATGGGCTTTGGTCACCGGGTATATAAGAACTACGATCCGCGCGCCAAGGTGATGAGAGAGACTTGTCACGAAGTCCTGAAAGAGCTGGGCATTAAGGATCCGCTGCTTGAACTGGCAATGAAGCTGGAAGATATCGCCCGCTCCGATCCGTACTTTATTGAGAAGAACCTGTATCCGAACGTGGATTTTTACTCCGGCATCATTCTGAAAGCCATCGGCATTCCCACCAGCATGTTCACCGTCATCTTCGCTTTGGCGAGAACTGTCGGCTGGGTTGCGCATTGGCACGAGATGATCAGCGGATCATATCGCATTGGTCGTCCACGGCAGCTTTACACTGGCTCACCGCAACGTGACTTTACCCCTCTCGACAAACGGTAA